The following are encoded together in the Pseudomonas sediminis genome:
- a CDS encoding Fe2+-dependent dioxygenase yields the protein MLLHIPQVLSKQEVAALRAELAAHDWVDGARSSGAQAAALKSNLQFPAESPAFAALSQSIAGALQRHPLFVSAVLPRHMLPPMFNRYSGGGRYGNHVDNALQRDRFSGLQVRTDVSTTVFLSEPDEYEGGELIIEDTYGEHEVKLAAGDAILYPATSLHRVEPVTSGTRIASFLWTQSWVRDAWQRKLLFELDMNILKLRAQLGDSQEVLGLTSTYHNLLRQWSE from the coding sequence ATGTTGCTGCATATCCCGCAGGTTCTGAGCAAGCAGGAGGTCGCCGCCCTGCGCGCCGAGCTGGCGGCCCATGATTGGGTCGACGGCGCGCGTTCGTCCGGCGCCCAGGCTGCGGCGCTCAAGAGCAACCTGCAGTTCCCGGCAGAGTCACCAGCTTTCGCCGCGCTCTCGCAAAGCATCGCTGGCGCCTTGCAGCGTCACCCGCTGTTCGTCTCGGCGGTGTTGCCACGGCACATGCTGCCGCCGATGTTCAACCGTTACAGCGGTGGCGGGCGCTACGGCAACCATGTCGACAACGCCCTGCAGCGTGACCGTTTCAGTGGTTTGCAGGTGCGCACCGACGTTTCCACCACGGTGTTTCTCAGCGAGCCGGATGAGTACGAAGGCGGCGAGCTGATCATCGAGGACACCTACGGCGAGCATGAGGTGAAGCTGGCGGCTGGCGATGCCATCCTCTACCCGGCCACCAGCCTGCACCGCGTCGAGCCTGTGACCAGCGGCACACGTATCGCCTCGTTCCTGTGGACGCAGAGCTGGGTACGCGATGCCTGGCAGCGCAAGCTGCTGTTCGAGCTGGACATGAACATCCTCAAGCTGCGCGCGCAACTGGGTGACAGCCAGGAGGTGCTTGGCCTGACCAGCACCTACCACAACTTGCTGCGTCAATGGAGCGAGTGA
- a CDS encoding alpha-hydroxy acid oxidase, whose protein sequence is MSLPAPLSEIPADLVSARDYERYALERLDGNALAYLQGGAGDELTCQANLQAWQEWALLPRMLRDLRGGHTRCQLLGDALQHPIVLAPIAYQHLFHAEGERASALAAGVMGGAAVLSSFASTRLEEVAEVAQGPLWFQLYWQGSGPATLALAQRAEAAGYRALVLTVDAPVSGVRNREQRAGFRLPPDISAVNLEQAVQLPALPEGGSAVFDGLMAVAPGWQDVAWLCQRSCLPVLLKGILHADDARLAVEAGAAGVIVSNHGGRVLDSQWPAIRSLASIRAELGADVPVLVDGGIRRGSDVFKALALGADAVLIGRPYIHALATAGALGVAHLLRLLREELEVTMALCGCRDLASIAPEMLQRA, encoded by the coding sequence ATGAGCCTTCCGGCGCCGCTGAGTGAAATTCCTGCTGACCTCGTTTCTGCCCGCGACTATGAGCGCTATGCCCTCGAGCGGCTCGATGGCAATGCCCTGGCCTATCTGCAGGGCGGCGCTGGCGACGAGCTGACCTGCCAGGCCAATCTGCAGGCATGGCAGGAGTGGGCCTTGCTGCCGCGCATGTTGCGTGATCTGCGTGGTGGCCACACCCGTTGCCAGTTGCTTGGCGATGCACTGCAGCATCCCATCGTGCTGGCGCCGATTGCTTATCAGCATCTGTTTCACGCCGAGGGTGAACGCGCCAGCGCGCTGGCTGCTGGTGTCATGGGCGGCGCGGCGGTGCTCAGCTCCTTCGCCTCCACGCGATTGGAGGAGGTGGCCGAGGTGGCGCAGGGGCCGCTGTGGTTTCAGCTCTACTGGCAGGGCAGCGGCCCGGCGACCTTGGCCCTGGCGCAGCGCGCCGAAGCGGCCGGCTATCGCGCCTTGGTGCTGACGGTGGATGCGCCGGTGTCCGGCGTACGCAACCGCGAACAGCGTGCGGGCTTTCGCTTGCCGCCGGATATCTCTGCGGTGAATCTCGAACAGGCGGTGCAGCTGCCGGCGTTGCCCGAGGGCGGCAGCGCGGTGTTCGATGGGCTGATGGCGGTGGCGCCGGGTTGGCAGGATGTCGCCTGGCTGTGTCAACGCAGCTGCCTGCCGGTGCTGCTCAAGGGCATCCTGCACGCTGACGATGCGCGTTTGGCCGTGGAGGCAGGGGCTGCCGGGGTGATCGTCTCCAACCATGGTGGCCGGGTGCTGGATTCGCAGTGGCCGGCGATTCGCTCGCTGGCGTCGATTCGCGCCGAGCTAGGCGCAGATGTGCCGGTCTTGGTCGATGGCGGCATACGTCGTGGCAGTGATGTGTTCAAGGCTCTGGCGCTGGGCGCCGACGCGGTGCTGATCGGCCGGCCTTACATCCATGCCTTGGCTACCGCCGGAGCGCTGGGTGTGGCGCACCTGCTCAGGCTGTTGCGTGAAGAACTGGAGGTGACCATGGCGCTATGCGGTTGCCGTGATCTTGCCAGCATCGCCCCCGAGATGCTGCAGCGTGCCTGA
- a CDS encoding sulfite reductase subunit alpha, with protein sequence MTSPLAPFLQRYWPALTCLSLAILLLWLQPPRHISAALAVLAWLGICVRSWRPRSACAATTSETGEPLFVAYASQSGQAQALAEMSAEQLRSSGINAQALPCDTLRAERLTSSSRLLLIASTYGEGEAPDHAARWLRELDQAQPDLSRLNFALLGLGDRQYQHFCGFARQLDQRLQRLGANPLFDRLEADRGDPAVLRQWQQQLGLLAGGQYFADWQAADYQPWQLLARQCLNPASQGRPAFHLRLQPTDDMPAWQAGDIAEVAPCQPPERVEALLRALQLDGQLRLGDGQSLSSQLARRQWPDDLQSLHGLDAETVLQALPLLTHRDYSIASLPDDGALELLVRLQQDAKGQPGLGSGWLCRYAPIGGAVELRIRSNPSFHLPATSGPLILIGNGTGLAGLRAHLRERERLGQHGHWLLFGERNAACDLFFTDELRTWQRSGHISRLDLAFSRDQAQPVYVQHLLRDAADELRTWIERGASLLLCGSLKGMGEEVDALLRGLLGQQQVTALREAGRYRRDLY encoded by the coding sequence TCGCCTGGCTGGGGATCTGCGTGCGAAGCTGGCGTCCCCGCTCTGCCTGCGCCGCGACCACCAGCGAGACAGGCGAGCCCTTATTCGTTGCCTACGCCAGCCAGAGCGGCCAGGCGCAGGCACTGGCCGAAATGAGTGCCGAACAGCTGCGCAGCAGCGGCATCAATGCACAGGCACTGCCATGCGATACCCTGCGCGCAGAACGCCTGACCTCCAGCAGCCGCCTGCTACTGATAGCCAGCACCTACGGCGAAGGCGAAGCGCCGGACCACGCGGCTCGCTGGCTGCGTGAGCTCGACCAGGCCCAGCCAGACCTGAGCAGGCTCAACTTCGCCCTGCTCGGCCTGGGGGATCGCCAATATCAGCATTTCTGTGGTTTTGCCAGGCAACTGGATCAGCGCCTGCAACGCCTCGGCGCGAATCCCCTGTTCGACCGCCTGGAAGCCGACCGTGGCGACCCGGCCGTGCTGCGCCAATGGCAGCAGCAACTCGGCCTGCTGGCTGGCGGGCAGTACTTCGCCGATTGGCAGGCAGCCGATTACCAGCCCTGGCAACTGCTCGCACGTCAATGTCTGAACCCCGCCAGCCAGGGGCGCCCCGCGTTCCACCTGCGCTTGCAGCCAACAGACGACATGCCGGCCTGGCAAGCCGGTGATATCGCCGAAGTCGCCCCCTGCCAGCCGCCCGAGCGAGTCGAAGCGTTGCTGCGCGCGCTCCAGCTCGATGGCCAGCTACGCCTTGGCGACGGCCAATCCCTGAGCTCACAACTGGCCCGTCGGCAATGGCCGGATGACCTGCAAAGCCTGCACGGCCTGGATGCCGAGACCGTGCTGCAGGCGCTGCCCCTGCTGACGCATCGCGACTACTCCATCGCCTCGCTGCCTGACGACGGCGCGCTGGAACTGTTGGTCCGCCTGCAGCAGGACGCCAAAGGTCAGCCCGGCCTGGGTTCCGGCTGGCTGTGCCGATACGCCCCCATCGGCGGGGCTGTCGAACTGCGTATTCGCAGCAACCCGAGCTTTCACCTGCCGGCAACCAGCGGCCCGCTGATCCTGATAGGCAACGGCACCGGCCTGGCCGGCCTGCGCGCCCACCTGCGTGAGCGTGAGCGGCTGGGCCAGCATGGCCACTGGTTGCTGTTCGGCGAACGCAACGCCGCCTGCGATCTGTTCTTCACCGACGAGCTACGCACCTGGCAGCGCAGCGGCCACATTAGCCGCCTCGACCTGGCGTTCTCCCGCGATCAGGCGCAACCGGTCTACGTACAACACCTGCTGCGCGACGCTGCTGATGAGCTGCGCACCTGGATCGAGCGTGGCGCCAGCCTGTTGCTGTGCGGCAGCCTCAAGGGTATGGGTGAGGAAGTCGACGCGCTGCTGCGCGGCTTGCTCGGCCAGCAGCAGGTGACGGCATTGCGCGAAGCCGGACGTTACCGGCGCGACCTTTACTAA